Proteins found in one Sphingobium sp. V4 genomic segment:
- a CDS encoding GNAT family N-acetyltransferase, producing MALMPVDPGMVATIVTHLEMRDRPRPAPIPPAPLRLVPWKRPELDAYRALFRRVGAPWLWFSRLVMADSALAAILHDPAVEVYAVTDPRGTEVGLLELDFRSLPDCELSFFGLVPELNGKGLGRWLMAQAKSLAWRKGVERFWVHTCTLDSPAALGFYLRSGFVAYGREIETFADPRLAGILPRDAAPHVPLLDQAATA from the coding sequence ATGGCGCTGATGCCGGTCGATCCGGGCATGGTGGCGACGATCGTCACCCATCTGGAGATGCGTGATCGCCCCCGGCCCGCGCCGATCCCGCCAGCGCCGCTGCGGCTGGTGCCGTGGAAGCGGCCGGAACTGGATGCCTATCGCGCGCTGTTCCGCCGGGTGGGCGCGCCCTGGCTGTGGTTTTCGCGGCTGGTCATGGCCGATTCGGCGCTGGCGGCGATCCTCCATGACCCGGCGGTGGAGGTCTATGCCGTCACCGATCCGCGCGGCACCGAAGTGGGCCTGCTCGAATTGGACTTCCGCTCGCTGCCCGATTGCGAACTCAGCTTTTTCGGGCTGGTGCCCGAACTGAACGGCAAGGGACTGGGCCGCTGGCTGATGGCGCAGGCGAAGTCGCTCGCCTGGCGCAAGGGGGTGGAGCGGTTCTGGGTCCATACCTGCACGCTGGACAGCCCGGCGGCGCTGGGCTTCTATCTGAGGTCAGGGTTCGTGGCCTATGGGCGGGAGATCGAGACCTTCGCCGATCCGCGGCTGGCGGGAATATTGCCGCGCGACGCCGCGCCGCATGTCCCGCTGCTGGATCAGGCGGCGACCGCCTGA
- a CDS encoding cytochrome b/b6 codes for MSFPWAEHYTPKHPAMQWMDEKLPLPRLVYNAIGAGYPVPRNLNYFWNFGVLAGLALVIQIVTGVIMAMHYGANDLVAFSTVEQTMRDVNSGWLMRYAHANGASFFFIVVYLHIFRGLYFGSYKAPREMVWLLGLVIFLLMMATAFMGYVLPWGQMSYWGAKVITGLFGAIPVVGEPIQTWLLGGFAPGNASLNRFFSLHFLLPFVIAGVIILHIWALHIPGSSNPTGVEVKGPQDTVPFHPYYTAKDGFGAGVFLIIFSVLLFFAPNFLGHPDNYIEANPLSTPAHIVPEWYFWPFYAILRAFTVDFFFVPAKLLGVLAMFASILLLFFLPWLDTSPVRSGRYRPTFRKFWYILLADVAVLGYCGGAPAEEPFVMISQVAAAYYFAHFLIILPLISRFEKPLPLPGSITESVLAKYGKTDGEPVAVPAE; via the coding sequence ATGAGCTTTCCCTGGGCTGAGCATTATACTCCCAAGCATCCGGCGATGCAGTGGATGGACGAGAAGCTGCCGCTGCCGCGCCTCGTCTACAACGCGATCGGTGCGGGCTATCCCGTCCCGCGCAATCTCAACTATTTCTGGAATTTCGGCGTGCTGGCCGGCCTCGCGCTGGTCATCCAGATCGTCACCGGCGTCATCATGGCGATGCATTATGGCGCCAACGACCTGGTGGCCTTCAGCACCGTCGAACAGACGATGCGCGACGTCAATTCGGGCTGGCTGATGCGCTATGCCCATGCCAACGGCGCCAGCTTCTTCTTCATCGTCGTCTATCTCCACATCTTCCGCGGTCTCTATTTCGGCTCCTACAAGGCGCCGCGCGAAATGGTGTGGCTGCTCGGCCTCGTCATCTTCCTCCTCATGATGGCGACTGCCTTCATGGGCTATGTGCTGCCGTGGGGCCAGATGTCCTACTGGGGCGCGAAGGTGATCACCGGCCTGTTCGGCGCGATCCCGGTGGTGGGCGAACCGATCCAGACCTGGCTGCTGGGCGGATTCGCTCCCGGAAACGCGTCGCTCAACCGCTTCTTCTCGCTGCACTTCCTGCTGCCCTTCGTGATCGCGGGGGTCATCATCCTGCACATCTGGGCGCTGCATATTCCGGGGTCCTCGAACCCGACCGGCGTGGAAGTGAAGGGGCCGCAGGATACCGTCCCGTTCCACCCCTATTACACCGCGAAGGACGGTTTCGGCGCGGGTGTCTTCCTTATCATCTTCTCGGTCCTGCTGTTCTTCGCGCCCAACTTCCTGGGTCATCCGGACAATTATATCGAGGCGAACCCGCTCTCGACCCCCGCGCACATCGTGCCGGAATGGTATTTCTGGCCCTTCTACGCGATCCTGCGCGCCTTCACGGTGGACTTCTTCTTCGTCCCCGCAAAGCTGCTGGGCGTGCTGGCGATGTTCGCGTCGATCCTGCTGCTCTTCTTCCTGCCCTGGCTGGATACCTCGCCGGTGCGTTCGGGCCGCTATCGTCCGACCTTCCGGAAATTCTGGTACATCCTGCTCGCGGACGTGGCGGTGCTGGGCTATTGCGGTGGCGCCCCTGCGGAAGAGCCGTTCGTGATGATCAGCCAAGTGGCGGCGGCTTATTATTTCGCTCACTTCCTCATCATCCTGCCGCTCATCTCGCGCTTCGAAAAGCCGCTGCCGCTGCCCGGCTCGATCACCGAATCGGTGCTGGCGAAATATGGCAAGACCGACGGCGAACCCGTCGCGGTCCCGGCCGAATAA
- a CDS encoding TrmH family RNA methyltransferase, with protein MRIALYQPEIAGNVGAILRLAACFSVPVDIIMPTGFAFSDTRLKRAAMDYGEAADVTRHVNFAAFDAARRAEGRRLLLMSAHASQRLPDVQFRADDVLMMGSESAGVPEDVRDLADIRVRIPMAPGFRSLNIAVSTGIAVAEALRQTGRFPQ; from the coding sequence ATGCGTATCGCCCTTTACCAACCCGAGATCGCGGGCAATGTCGGCGCAATCCTGCGGCTGGCGGCCTGTTTTTCGGTCCCTGTCGACATCATCATGCCGACTGGATTCGCCTTTTCCGACACCCGCCTGAAGCGGGCGGCGATGGACTATGGCGAGGCGGCGGACGTCACCCGCCACGTCAATTTCGCCGCGTTCGACGCCGCGCGCCGGGCCGAAGGCCGCCGCCTGCTGCTGATGAGCGCCCATGCCTCGCAGCGACTGCCCGATGTGCAATTTCGCGCCGACGATGTGTTGATGATGGGATCGGAAAGCGCCGGCGTGCCGGAGGATGTCCGCGACCTGGCCGATATTCGCGTCCGCATCCCCATGGCGCCGGGCTTCCGGTCGCTCAACATCGCCGTGTCGACGGGCATCGCCGTCGCCGAAGCCCTGCGCCAGACCGGAAGGTTCCCGCAATGA
- a CDS encoding adenine phosphoribosyltransferase produces MSIDGLTALIRTIPDFPKPGILFRDVTSLLADGEGFSELVDRLSAIARPLDPDLIVGIEARGFILGAALALALGKGFVPVRKAGKLPGRTVGIDYVLEYGTDRLEMHEGQVPRGARVILVDDLIATGGTAIAAAQLLREQGASVLMALFAVDLPDLGGRAALEADGVAAQALIRFDGD; encoded by the coding sequence ATGAGCATCGACGGCCTGACCGCCCTTATCCGCACCATCCCCGACTTTCCCAAGCCGGGCATCCTGTTCCGCGACGTGACGAGCCTGCTCGCCGACGGGGAGGGTTTTTCCGAGCTGGTCGATCGCCTGTCGGCGATCGCGCGCCCGCTCGACCCCGATCTGATCGTCGGGATCGAGGCGCGCGGCTTCATCCTGGGCGCGGCGCTCGCGCTCGCGCTGGGCAAGGGATTCGTGCCGGTGCGCAAGGCGGGCAAGCTGCCGGGCAGGACGGTCGGCATCGACTATGTGCTGGAATATGGCACCGACCGGCTGGAAATGCATGAAGGGCAGGTACCGCGCGGCGCGCGCGTCATCCTGGTCGACGATCTGATCGCCACCGGCGGCACCGCGATCGCCGCCGCCCAACTGCTGCGCGAACAGGGCGCCAGCGTGCTGATGGCGCTCTTTGCGGTCGACCTGCCCGATCTGGGTGGCAGGGCGGCGCTGGAGGCCGATGGCGTCGCGGCGCAGGCGCTGATCCGCTTCGACGGGGACTGA
- a CDS encoding 5'-methylthioadenosine/S-adenosylhomocysteine nucleosidase (Enables the cleavage of the glycosidic bond in both 5'-methylthioadenosine and S-adenosylhomocysteine): MMPGCETISGKRILFVMAVEAEYGPHLRARFIPLMTGVGPVEAALATGVALHDMARQNALPDLAVCLGSAGSRTCPLGDIYQVASVSWRDMDASRLGFAKGVTPFVDHPVDLPLATPLPLPLARLSTGANIVGGEDYAAIDADMVDMETFAVARACARFGVPLMGLRGVSDGPGELDHINSWMELLGLLDERLAAAVDLLPAALAHPG; encoded by the coding sequence ATGATGCCGGGCTGCGAGACGATATCAGGCAAGCGGATACTGTTCGTGATGGCGGTGGAGGCCGAATATGGCCCGCATCTGCGCGCGCGATTCATTCCGCTGATGACCGGCGTAGGACCGGTGGAAGCCGCGCTGGCGACCGGCGTCGCCTTGCACGACATGGCGCGGCAGAACGCCCTGCCCGACCTGGCGGTCTGCCTGGGCTCGGCGGGATCGCGCACCTGCCCGCTGGGCGACATCTATCAGGTAGCCAGCGTTTCGTGGCGCGACATGGACGCCTCGCGCCTGGGCTTTGCCAAAGGGGTAACGCCCTTTGTCGACCATCCCGTCGACCTGCCGCTGGCAACCCCGCTCCCCCTGCCCCTCGCGCGCCTGTCCACCGGGGCGAACATCGTCGGGGGCGAGGATTATGCCGCGATCGACGCCGACATGGTCGACATGGAGACCTTCGCGGTGGCGCGGGCCTGCGCCCGTTTCGGCGTGCCGCTGATGGGATTGCGCGGCGTGTCCGACGGACCGGGGGAGTTGGACCATATCAACAGCTGGATGGAATTGCTGGGCCTGCTGGACGAGCGGCTGGCGGCGGCGGTGGACCTGTTGCCCGCCGCTCTCGCGCATCCGGGCTGA
- the cpdR gene encoding cell cycle two-component system response regulator CpdR → MIRILLAEDDESMRTYLARALEKSGYDVVPVATGLEALPYINSDRFDLLLTDIVMPEMDGIELAQHAASVAPDMRIMFITGFAAVTLKAGKAVPQAKVLSKPFHLRDLVLEVERMFGSESVSGRN, encoded by the coding sequence ATGATTCGCATATTGTTGGCAGAAGATGACGAAAGTATGCGGACCTATCTGGCCCGCGCGCTGGAAAAGTCCGGTTATGACGTGGTGCCGGTCGCGACCGGGCTGGAAGCGCTGCCTTATATCAATTCGGACCGGTTCGACCTGCTGCTGACCGACATCGTCATGCCGGAAATGGACGGCATCGAACTGGCCCAGCACGCTGCGTCCGTCGCGCCGGACATGCGGATCATGTTCATCACCGGCTTTGCCGCCGTGACGCTGAAGGCCGGCAAGGCGGTGCCGCAGGCCAAGGTTCTGTCCAAGCCCTTCCACCTGCGCGACCTGGTGCTGGAGGTCGAACGGATGTTCGGCAGCGAGAGCGTGTCAGGCCGGAACTGA
- a CDS encoding acyltransferase family protein, whose product MPRPMHGPTSTQPALDAAIRHRRDIDGLRALAILPVLLFHAHVPGFSGGYVGVDIFFVISGYLITGIIAREVDEGRFSLARFYERRFRRILPALTLMMLAVLGAAAWLYLPGDLEGVPKSALAATAFASNLWFFADTGYFAGGADTKPLLHTWSLAVEEQFYIGFPILLMLLAHLAPHRRTALVATIAAGSLALCIAMQRDATGFAFYLPPTRAWELLAGALLALGKVAEARARWLREAISWTGVTAIAIAVATYDRGTLFPGMAALLPVAGTAALLHGAPGTSVGRLLALPPLVGIGLLSYSLYLWHWPLIVFTEYATDLPLEGWTRVAVVAAAFLAAFLSWRFVERPFRDPRRVSARAIFTLTAAATVLLCALSLALIAAGPWPSRFAPAVLAQIAGRQDISPARERCHDNFVRGAAPCILGADAPPDALLWGDSHGVELAYALAERARREGRSLIQRTASSCPPVLDHEATDARCAAANRAAFAAIRADPRIRRVYLAAFWGNGDFDNPAFVARLDRTIAALRAEGRDVTIIGPVPPQPFDVPRRLAHLARTGATQGATGVARATVEAHTRRLRTLFVAWQARGVAYIDPIAALCSRSRCAIERDRRPLYFDTHHLSVAGARLVIRARP is encoded by the coding sequence ATGCCCCGCCCGATGCACGGGCCGACATCGACACAGCCAGCCCTGGACGCCGCGATTCGCCATCGCCGCGACATTGACGGACTGCGCGCGCTCGCCATCCTGCCGGTGCTGCTGTTCCATGCCCATGTGCCCGGCTTTTCGGGCGGCTATGTCGGCGTCGACATCTTCTTCGTCATTTCCGGCTATCTGATCACCGGCATCATCGCGCGTGAGGTGGATGAGGGGCGCTTCTCGCTCGCCCGCTTCTACGAGCGCCGCTTTCGCCGCATCCTGCCGGCCTTGACGCTGATGATGCTGGCGGTGCTGGGCGCTGCGGCCTGGCTCTATCTGCCGGGCGACCTGGAGGGCGTCCCGAAGTCCGCGCTGGCCGCCACCGCCTTCGCCTCCAACCTCTGGTTCTTCGCCGACACCGGTTATTTCGCCGGGGGCGCGGATACGAAGCCGCTGCTCCACACATGGTCGCTGGCGGTCGAGGAGCAATTCTATATCGGCTTTCCGATCCTGCTGATGCTGCTGGCGCACCTTGCACCGCACCGGCGGACGGCCCTGGTGGCGACGATCGCGGCCGGGTCGCTGGCGCTGTGCATCGCGATGCAGCGCGACGCGACCGGCTTCGCCTTCTACCTGCCGCCGACGCGCGCCTGGGAATTGCTGGCGGGCGCACTGCTGGCGCTGGGTAAGGTCGCCGAGGCTCGGGCGCGCTGGCTGCGTGAGGCGATCAGCTGGACGGGCGTTACCGCCATCGCGATCGCGGTCGCGACCTATGATCGCGGCACCCTCTTCCCCGGCATGGCGGCGCTGCTGCCGGTGGCGGGGACCGCCGCCCTGCTTCATGGCGCCCCGGGGACCAGCGTCGGACGGCTGCTCGCCCTGCCGCCGTTGGTCGGCATCGGCCTCCTGTCCTATTCCCTCTACCTCTGGCACTGGCCGCTGATCGTCTTCACCGAATATGCGACGGACCTGCCGCTGGAAGGTTGGACGCGGGTGGCCGTTGTCGCCGCCGCCTTCCTTGCCGCCTTCCTGTCCTGGCGTTTCGTCGAGCGGCCCTTCCGCGACCCGCGGCGGGTGTCGGCGCGGGCGATCTTCACCCTGACGGCGGCGGCGACGGTTCTGCTGTGCGCGCTGTCGCTGGCGCTGATCGCCGCCGGTCCCTGGCCGTCTCGCTTCGCCCCGGCCGTGCTGGCGCAGATCGCCGGACGCCAGGACATCAGCCCGGCGCGCGAGCGGTGCCACGACAATTTCGTGCGGGGCGCGGCGCCCTGTATCCTGGGCGCCGACGCGCCGCCCGACGCCCTGCTGTGGGGCGACAGCCATGGCGTGGAACTGGCCTATGCGCTGGCGGAACGCGCGCGGCGGGAGGGACGGTCGCTGATCCAGCGCACGGCGTCCAGCTGCCCGCCGGTGCTGGACCATGAAGCGACGGATGCGCGCTGCGCCGCCGCCAATCGCGCCGCCTTCGCCGCAATCCGCGCCGATCCCCGGATCCGCCGCGTCTATCTGGCCGCCTTCTGGGGCAATGGCGATTTCGACAATCCCGCCTTCGTCGCCCGGCTCGACCGCACGATCGCGGCGCTGCGGGCCGAGGGGCGGGACGTGACCATCATCGGGCCGGTACCGCCCCAACCCTTCGACGTGCCGCGCCGGCTCGCCCATCTGGCCCGCACGGGCGCAACGCAAGGCGCGACCGGGGTCGCGCGCGCGACCGTCGAAGCGCATACGCGCCGCCTGCGCACGCTGTTCGTCGCATGGCAGGCGCGCGGCGTGGCCTATATCGATCCGATCGCAGCGCTTTGCAGCCGGTCCCGTTGCGCGATCGAACGGGACCGCAGGCCGCTCTATTTCGACACCCATCATCTGAGCGTCGCGGGCGCCCGGCTGGTGATCCGTGCGCGGCCTTAA
- a CDS encoding cytochrome c1 — MVRIGAFLVGLFFAGWLLVSFLVGAVAYVTEPPQPTVEHEFHLAPKHVAFSFDGPFGKYDKQQLQRGFQVFKEVCSACHSLKFVAFRDLEALGYNEAEVKAIAKQWAIKTPSVDPATGEASTREPVPADYFPKPFANNVAAAAANNNAIPPDLSLMTKARHHGSAYVYSLLTGYRAQPAELLKQFPDSKTPEGLHYNPYFANLNLAMAPPLSADGQVTYGDGTKSTVDQMAQDVAAFLTWTAEPKLENRRRAGLATIVFLLIATGLAYMSYQNIWADKKKAA; from the coding sequence ATGGTACGCATCGGCGCATTTCTCGTCGGCCTCTTCTTCGCGGGCTGGCTGCTGGTTTCCTTCCTGGTGGGCGCGGTGGCCTATGTCACCGAGCCGCCCCAGCCCACGGTGGAGCATGAATTTCACTTGGCTCCCAAGCATGTCGCCTTCTCGTTCGACGGCCCCTTCGGCAAATATGACAAGCAGCAGCTGCAGCGTGGTTTCCAGGTGTTCAAGGAAGTCTGCTCGGCCTGCCACAGCCTGAAGTTCGTCGCCTTCCGCGACCTGGAAGCGCTCGGCTATAACGAGGCCGAGGTGAAGGCCATCGCCAAGCAGTGGGCGATCAAGACCCCGTCGGTCGATCCGGCCACGGGCGAGGCCTCGACCCGCGAGCCGGTGCCGGCCGATTATTTCCCCAAGCCGTTCGCGAACAATGTCGCGGCGGCGGCGGCGAACAACAATGCGATCCCGCCGGACCTGTCGCTGATGACCAAGGCCCGCCATCATGGCAGCGCCTATGTCTATTCGCTGCTGACCGGCTATCGGGCGCAACCTGCCGAACTGCTCAAGCAGTTCCCGGATTCGAAGACGCCGGAAGGGCTGCACTACAACCCCTATTTCGCCAACCTCAACCTCGCCATGGCGCCGCCGCTGTCGGCCGATGGCCAGGTGACCTATGGCGACGGCACCAAGTCGACCGTGGACCAGATGGCGCAGGACGTCGCGGCCTTCCTGACCTGGACGGCCGAGCCGAAGCTGGAAAACCGCCGTCGCGCGGGCCTTGCTACCATCGTCTTCCTGCTGATCGCGACGGGCTTGGCCTATATGTCCTATCAGAATATCTGGGCGGACAAGAAAAAGGCGGCCTGA
- a CDS encoding N-formylglutamate amidohydrolase, with protein MDDGALRFSASSNAPFRLHGPTIPDRPVILSVPHAGRDYPAELLAQARVGPEVLRRLEDRWVDLLIQPLIGRGFTTLVARAPRAMIDLNRHEREVDPAMLRDLPRGVTLHSSAKLRGGLGLVPRRLPGANDLWRGPLAWAEVQRRIDQVHRPYHGELARLMQAARGAHGHAILLDIHSMPPLPPTAPGWRAPGLVLGDRFGRSASSRLMALVADIGQAHDVATAQNHPYAGDYLLDRHGRPGSGLHAIQIEIDRSLYLDATLDRPGPGVERMRGLMTDIVEALALELPREDCALAAE; from the coding sequence TTGGACGACGGCGCGCTGCGATTTTCCGCTTCATCGAACGCTCCCTTCCGCCTGCACGGGCCGACGATCCCCGATCGCCCGGTCATTTTGTCGGTGCCCCATGCCGGGCGGGACTATCCGGCGGAACTGCTGGCGCAGGCGCGGGTGGGGCCGGAAGTGCTGCGGCGGCTGGAGGATCGCTGGGTCGATCTGCTGATCCAGCCCCTGATCGGGCGCGGCTTCACCACGCTGGTCGCGCGCGCGCCGCGGGCGATGATCGATCTCAACCGGCATGAGCGGGAGGTCGACCCGGCGATGCTGCGCGACCTGCCGCGCGGCGTCACCCTCCACAGCAGCGCCAAGCTGCGCGGCGGCCTCGGCCTGGTGCCGCGCCGCCTGCCGGGCGCGAACGATCTGTGGCGCGGACCGCTCGCCTGGGCGGAGGTGCAGCGGCGCATCGACCAGGTCCACCGTCCCTATCATGGGGAGCTGGCCCGGTTGATGCAGGCCGCGCGCGGTGCACATGGGCACGCCATCCTTCTCGACATCCATTCCATGCCGCCGCTGCCGCCGACCGCGCCGGGGTGGCGCGCGCCCGGCCTGGTCCTGGGCGATCGTTTCGGCCGCAGCGCGTCGAGCCGGCTGATGGCCCTCGTCGCCGACATCGGGCAGGCGCATGACGTGGCGACGGCGCAGAATCATCCCTATGCCGGCGACTATCTGCTGGACCGGCATGGCCGTCCGGGAAGCGGGCTCCATGCGATCCAGATCGAGATCGATCGCAGCCTCTATCTGGACGCAACGCTCGACCGGCCGGGGCCGGGCGTCGAGCGCATGCGCGGGCTGATGACCGATATTGTCGAGGCGCTGGCGCTGGAGCTGCCGCGCGAGGATTGCGCGCTCGCCGCCGAATAG
- the hemF gene encoding oxygen-dependent coproporphyrinogen oxidase: MTASNPVPTVPFALDARQQAARSWFESLRDRICAEFEAIEREAGSDARFAFTAWDREADGQAPGEGGGGVRGVMKGKVFEKVGVNVSTVGGEFAPGFAQTIHGAADNPAFFATGISLVAHMANPHAPAVHMNTRYLVTTRSWFGGGADLNPPLPRDEDTAHFHQVLKAACDAHDADHYPRFKKWADDYFFIPHRGVHRGVGGIFYDHLECPDDAAFDANFAFTRDVGDAFLAAFPPIVRRRMGEGWTDADYRTMLEWRGRYAEFNLVHDRGTLFGLKTGGNIDAILMSLPPMASWS, translated from the coding sequence ATGACCGCCAGCAATCCCGTTCCCACCGTTCCCTTCGCCCTCGACGCCCGGCAACAGGCCGCGCGCAGCTGGTTCGAATCGCTGCGGGACCGCATCTGCGCCGAGTTCGAGGCGATCGAGCGCGAAGCCGGCAGCGACGCCCGCTTCGCCTTCACCGCCTGGGACCGCGAGGCCGACGGTCAGGCGCCCGGCGAGGGTGGGGGCGGCGTGCGCGGCGTGATGAAGGGCAAGGTCTTCGAGAAGGTCGGGGTCAATGTGTCGACCGTAGGCGGCGAATTCGCGCCCGGATTCGCCCAGACCATCCATGGCGCGGCCGACAATCCCGCCTTTTTCGCCACCGGCATCAGCCTGGTCGCGCACATGGCCAACCCCCATGCCCCCGCCGTCCACATGAACACCCGCTATCTGGTGACCACCAGGAGCTGGTTCGGCGGCGGCGCGGACCTCAACCCGCCTTTGCCGCGCGACGAGGATACGGCGCATTTCCACCAGGTGCTGAAGGCCGCCTGCGACGCGCATGACGCGGATCATTATCCCCGCTTCAAGAAATGGGCGGACGATTATTTCTTCATTCCCCATCGCGGCGTGCATCGGGGCGTGGGGGGCATTTTCTACGATCATCTGGAATGCCCCGACGATGCCGCCTTCGACGCGAATTTCGCCTTCACCCGCGATGTCGGCGACGCCTTCCTCGCCGCCTTCCCGCCGATCGTGCGGCGGCGCATGGGGGAAGGCTGGACGGACGCGGACTATCGCACGATGCTGGAATGGCGCGGTCGCTATGCCGAGTTCAACCTGGTCCATGACCGGGGCACTTTGTTCGGCCTCAAGACCGGCGGCAATATCGACGCGATCCTGATGAGCCTGCCCCCCATGGCGAGCTGGAGCTGA
- the petA gene encoding ubiquinol-cytochrome c reductase iron-sulfur subunit: MASVEHSDGQGLSGGEGVRRRDFINIAAVSFAGVGAVAVVLPLVDQMNPSADVLALASTEVDLSAIQPGQAIKTTFRSQPLFVRQLTPKEIAEADKVDASTLRDPQTLEERTVDGKKQWLVTMGVCTHLGCVPLGAGEGENKGEYGGYFCPCHGSSYDTAARIRKGPAPKNLEVPKFSFTSDTAILVG; the protein is encoded by the coding sequence ATGGCGAGCGTAGAGCATTCTGACGGCCAAGGTCTATCCGGCGGAGAAGGGGTGCGCCGCCGCGATTTCATCAACATCGCTGCGGTGAGCTTCGCAGGAGTCGGCGCCGTCGCCGTCGTCCTGCCGCTGGTCGACCAGATGAACCCCAGCGCGGACGTGCTGGCGCTCGCATCGACGGAAGTGGACCTGTCGGCGATCCAGCCGGGGCAGGCGATAAAGACCACCTTCCGCAGCCAGCCGCTGTTCGTGCGGCAGCTGACCCCCAAGGAAATCGCCGAAGCCGACAAGGTGGACGCTTCCACGCTGCGCGACCCGCAGACGCTGGAGGAACGCACCGTCGACGGCAAGAAGCAGTGGCTGGTGACGATGGGTGTCTGCACCCATCTGGGCTGCGTGCCGCTGGGCGCGGGCGAGGGCGAGAACAAGGGCGAATATGGCGGCTATTTCTGCCCATGCCATGGTTCGTCCTACGATACCGCCGCGCGCATCCGCAAAGGCCCCGCGCCCAAGAATCTGGAAGTTCCGAAGTTCAGCTTCACTTCCGACACCGCCATTCTCGTAGGCTGA
- a CDS encoding dicarboxylate/amino acid:cation symporter, which yields MLPSPSSPIQTTPRLPFYRQLYVQVLVAIALGVLMGHFWPDAGKQMKPLGEAFIKLVKMIIAPVIFLTIVTGIAGMKELGAIGRVAAKAFGYFLTFSTLALIVGLIVANIVQPGAGLNIDPATLDAGKVADYAHQAHERTLTGFLMSIIPSTMVSAVADGNILQVLFVAILFGIALTMIGEKAEPLMTVLESASHAVFKLVALLMKAAPIGAFGAMAFTIAEYGVGTLANLAGLVATFYLTALLFVLVVLGAVCRLVGFNILHLIRYLKAELLLVLGTSSSEAALPSLIEKMERAGCRKSVVGLVVPTGYSFNLDGTNIYMTLAALFIAQACNVHISLEEQILLLLVAMISSKGAAGVTGAGFITLAATLSIVPSVPVAGMTLILGVDRFMSEVRALTNFIGNAVATVVVSAWEKGLDRERFKAAMAGIPLDPTPDMEEVVPD from the coding sequence ATGCTGCCATCGCCATCCTCGCCGATTCAGACGACCCCGCGCCTGCCCTTCTACCGCCAGCTTTACGTCCAGGTTCTCGTAGCGATCGCGCTGGGCGTGCTGATGGGGCATTTCTGGCCCGACGCGGGCAAGCAGATGAAGCCGCTGGGCGAAGCCTTCATCAAGCTGGTGAAGATGATAATCGCCCCGGTCATCTTCCTGACCATCGTCACCGGCATCGCGGGGATGAAGGAGCTGGGCGCGATCGGCCGGGTGGCGGCCAAGGCGTTCGGCTATTTCCTGACCTTCTCCACCCTCGCCCTCATCGTCGGCCTGATCGTCGCCAACATCGTACAGCCAGGCGCGGGGCTGAATATCGATCCGGCGACGCTCGATGCCGGCAAGGTCGCCGACTATGCCCATCAGGCGCATGAACGCACGCTCACCGGCTTCCTGATGAGCATCATCCCCTCGACCATGGTGTCTGCGGTGGCGGACGGCAACATCCTCCAGGTGCTGTTCGTGGCGATCCTGTTCGGCATCGCGCTCACCATGATCGGAGAAAAGGCGGAGCCGCTCATGACGGTGCTGGAATCCGCCAGCCATGCCGTGTTCAAGCTGGTCGCCCTGCTCATGAAGGCCGCGCCGATCGGCGCCTTCGGGGCGATGGCCTTCACCATCGCCGAATATGGTGTCGGCACGCTCGCCAACCTGGCCGGGCTGGTGGCGACCTTCTACCTGACGGCCCTGCTGTTCGTGCTGGTCGTGCTGGGCGCGGTCTGCCGGCTGGTGGGCTTCAACATCCTCCACCTCATCCGCTATCTCAAGGCGGAACTGCTGCTGGTGCTGGGCACCTCCTCGTCCGAAGCGGCGCTGCCCAGCCTGATCGAGAAGATGGAGCGGGCCGGCTGCCGCAAGTCGGTGGTGGGGCTGGTCGTGCCGACCGGCTACAGTTTCAACCTCGACGGCACCAATATATACATGACGCTGGCGGCCTTGTTCATCGCACAGGCCTGCAATGTCCATATCAGCCTGGAGGAGCAGATATTGCTGCTGCTGGTGGCGATGATCTCGTCCAAGGGCGCAGCGGGCGTCACCGGCGCGGGCTTCATCACGCTGGCGGCGACGCTTTCGATCGTGCCGTCGGTGCCGGTCGCGGGGATGACCCTGATCCTGGGCGTCGATCGTTTCATGAGCGAGGTCCGGGCGCTCACCAACTTCATCGGCAATGCCGTGGCGACGGTGGTCGTGTCGGCCTGGGAAAAGGGGCTGGACCGGGAGCGGTTCAAGGCCGCGATGGCGGGCATCCCGCTCGATCCGACCCCGGACATGGAGGAAGTGGTGCCGGACTGA